The genomic window AACTGCACCTCGCGCTGCGGGTTGTAGAGCGCGTCCGCCTTGGTGGCGGCGCGCAGGCAGTAGTCGGCGGCGCGCGCGTGATCGTCCCCCGCGACGAAATGGTGCGCCAGCTCCTCGGTCACGGTATCGAGGTCGCCGGCGTGGGTCGTCTCGAGCGCCATCCCGACCGCGGCGTGCAGGGCGCGGCGCCGCTCGACGGGGATCTGTCGGTAGACGGCCTCGCGGATGCGGCTGTGGGCCAGGCCGGCGAGCCGGGATCCGTCCGCCGCGGTCTCGAACGTCACCAGCCTCAGCCTCTCGAGCGATTCCATCGCCGCGACCGTCCGGGCGAAGTCGGCGCCCGTCACGACGCGCAGCAGGTCGGCGGCGGCCGGCCGGTTGATGACCGCCAGCGTCTCGGCCAGGTCCCGATCGTCGGATGGCAGGCCGGCGACGCGCTGGATCACGGCGCTTCCCAGACTCGGCGGCAGGCGAATCGACTCGAGGGTCCGGCTCTCGGCGATCCAGCCGCCGCCCTGCCGCCTGAGGGTTCCGTCTTCCGCCAGCGACCGCATGAGCTCTTCGAGGTAGAGCGGGTTGCCGTCGGTCCGGTCGGCCAGGAGGCGCGACAGCCCCTCGGGCCGATCGGCGAACGGCACCATCGAGGCGATGAGGCTGGTCACCTGCTCGAGGCCGAGGGGCTCGAGCCGAATGCGGCGCAGGGTGGCGGAGGTCGCGTGGCGATCCAGGAGCCGCCCGATGGGAGCCTGGCGCGCCTCCTCGTCCCTCAGGCTTCCGATGCAGAGCCAGGGGCCGGGTCCGGGAAGTCGCAGCATCAGGTCGATGAGGTCGACGCCGGGGGCATCGCTCCAGTGCAGGTCTTCGAGGAACACGACACCGCGCGATCCGTCCGCCAGCCGGTCGAGAAGCTCGACGACACCGGTGATGAACTCCTGCTTCCCCACGCGCTCGGAGGCCTCCGAGGCTTCGGCCGCCGAGTCGCCGGCCTCGCGCTCGATCGGCGCGAGCTGGTCGAGGATCGCGCGCAGCGCGGGCGGCAGGTCGGACGGCCGCGGCAGCTGCCGCAGGACCTCGACGAACGGTTGGAACGGCACGCCGCCGTCTTCGTAGCAGCGGCCGGTGAGATTGCGCACCCCCTCGAGCTGCAGCCGGTGCTTCAGCTCGCGCAGAAGACGGCTCTTGCCGATGCCGGCCGGGCCGCTCAGAAGGACCAGCCGCGGCCGATCCGCCACGGGGCCGGGGGGCCGTTCAGGCTCGGGGGACCGGGCGTGGGCGGTGGCCAGGGCGAGAAGCGCCGCGAGCTCGTCGTCGCGCCCTACGAACCGCCCGGAGGTGACGAAGCTGGCGTAGGTCTCCGGGGTGTCGAGGCTGAGCGGCGAGACGGTCCCCTGGTTCAAAAGCTCGAGAGCGGCGGCCGCGCCGGCCGGGCGGGAGGCCGGGTCGGGCGCCAGAAGCGCCATGACGAACGCCTCGTGCCTCTCCGGGATCGCCGGGTCGATCGACCGCGGGGGCCTCACCTGTCCCCGCAGGATCGACGTGACCACCTGGCCGGCGTGGCTGCCGGTGTGGGGCAGGGAGCCGGTCAGCGCCTCGTACAGAATCACCCCGAGGGAGTAGAGGTCCGAGCGGCCGTCGACGGCCTTCCCCTGCAGCCGTTCGGGGGCGATGTAATGAATCGTCCCGCTGAGGCCGTACTGGGTCGATTCGGCCTGGGGGCTCGCCAGGCCGAAGTCGAGGAGCTTCACCTGGAACGGGGGGCGCACCATGATGTTCTGGGGCTTGATGTCGTTGTGCAGAATCCCGCGCGCATGGATGTAGTCGAGCGCCCTCAGGCACTGCACCGCCAGGCTGTCGAATCGGCCCCGCAGATCGGCCCGGGAGAGCCGCTCCAGGTTCTCGCCGTCGACGAATTCCATGGTCAGAAAGTGGCGGCCGTCGGCGTCGCTGGTGCCGAAGTCGTACACCTCGGCCAGGTTCGGATGGCGCAGGCGCGCCATGGCGCGGAACTCGTCCTTGAACTGGTCGATGGCCCCGTTGAGGAGCCGTTCCGGCTTCAGGAACTTGAGGGCGACGGGACGGCCCGACAGGAGGCTGTCCCGGACCAGGCAGACCGAGCCCATTCCGCCCTCGCCGAGGGGGCGGACAATCTCGTAGCGCTGGTTGAAGCGCGGCTCAGATTCCTGAGGCACAGCGGCCACTCTGCTGGGTCATTCCGATCCGGGCCTTCGCAGTCACACCCAAGGAAAGCAGGGTCCCGATTCGGAGCGAAAAACTGCATCCGAGCCCCCCCAGGCCGATGGCGGGAAAATACTACTAATCCGTTGAGCGCGCAAAGGTTTTTCTTCGGGAAGGGTGTGTCAGAAATCCAACAGAATCAGTTCAACCCGACCGATCGGCGCCCGGTAAAGCGCTGGTAGCCCGATCCATCGGGCTTCCCCTTTCGGAGGGCGGTCTTGACGTCATACATCCGGGCGTCGGCGACGGCGATCAGGGCGTCGAGGGACTTGCCGTCCTCGGGGAAGGAGGCGGTCCCCATGCTGACCGACAGCTTGACCGGCTTGCCGCCGTGCACGACGAACTTGTGCGCCTCGATGGTCTCCTGGATGCGTCCCTGCAGGCGCGCCACCTCCGGCTTGCCCACGCCCGGAAGGGTCACGATGAACTCGTCGGCCGCGTAACGCACGCAGGTGTCGCAGCCGCGCATCTGCTTGCGGATGACGCGCGCCAGCTGGCGCAGGATGCGGTCCCCGGCGGCGTGCCCGTGCTGATCGTTCACCTCGTTGAAGTTGTTGACGTCCAGCTCGATGATGCTGAGCGGCACCTGCTGGCGCGTGGCGCGCGCCAGCTCCTCCTCGAAGCTGACGAACAGGTAGCGCGCGTTCGGCAGCCGCGTCAGCGGGTCGACCAGGGCGTTCTCCTCCCGGGCGCCGAACTGCAGGGCGTTTTTCACGGCCGTCGCCACGTGCTTGGCGACGGTCGAGATGATGCGCAGGTGGTCGTCCTCGTACGGAAAGTCGCGGACGTCGTACAGCGCCAGGACGCCCAGAAGCTCGTCGCCGTCGAGAAGGGGCGCGACGATCGAGCTGTCGAGGTTCTCGAGCCCCTTCTCCTGCATCAGGTCCTCGAGGTCGGAGCGGGCCCCCTCGCGCCGGACGGAGTCCTGGTGGCCGACGCCGCGCAGGGGCATGCGGTGGACCGCGGCCCAGCCGCTCATCCTCGAGCCCAGGGGCAGGGTGTGCCGCGAGAGCCGGGGGGAGTGCAGGCCGTGCACGACGCGGGCCGACAGGACCTTGCGTTCCTTGTCGTGCAGGTAGAGGACCAGGCAGCGATAGTGCAGAAGCCGCGCGATCTTGCCGGCGATGAACCCCATCGCCTCGTCGAGGTTCAGGCTGCGGGCGGTGCTCTGCGCGATCTCGTAGAGCGCGAACAGCTCCCCTTGGGCCGAGTAGATGTGCTCCAGGATCGACGTGCGGAGCAGGTTGGTGTCGCGCGTCAGGGGGTCGGCCCCCTTGGAGAGCTTCCTCTTGTCGGGGGCGCTGGCGGTCTCCTGCGACAGGTTGATCTCGTCGGCCAGGGCGTGCAGCCGATCGAGGTTGTCGACCAGCGCCTCCACCACCTTCGGGTCGAACGAGGTGCCCGACTCATCCTGCACGTATTTCAGCGCCTCCTCGCGGCCGAGCGGCTTGCGGTACGGCCGGTCGGACGTCAGCGCGTCGTAGCAGTCCGCTACCGAGAGAATTCGCGCGGTGATCGGAATCTCCTCCCCCTTGAGGCGATCGGGGTAGCCGGTGCCGTCCCACTTCTCGTGGTGCGAGCGCACCACCTCGGTCAAGGGGAAGGGGAAGTTGATCGTCTCGAGAATCTCGACGCCGATGCGCGGGTGGATGCGCATCTTCTCGGTCTCTTCGGGGGTCAGCGGTCCGGGCTTGCAGAGGATGTGCTCGGGCACGGCGAGCTTGCCCACGTCGTGCAGGAGCGCCCCGGCCTTCAAGGCCTCGAGGCCGGCGTCGGGGATCTTCAGGATCCGGCCGAGCTCGACGGCGTACGCCTGCACCCGCCTGATGTGGCGCTGCGTCGTGCGGTCCTTGGCGTCGATGGCCAGCGCGAGCGCCTCGATGACCGACAGGTAAAGGTCGGCCACCTGCTTCGCGTGCCGGCGCTCCTCGCGCATCTTCTCCGCGTACAGACTGAGGGAGAAATACAGAACGTACAGCAGGGGGAGGGACAGGCCGAGCGCCGG from Candidatus Polarisedimenticolia bacterium includes these protein-coding regions:
- a CDS encoding HD domain-containing phosphohydrolase; protein product: MAAAVAWGLGDRPQVVPLLVAIAAAIVSSPFRIPLPVLGNVSIAFAFVFASLIMLGGPAAVLTAAVSGVSASLLKRGPRPPVHRVLFNVADLSVSAAVAAGVFRLAGGTPGPLDPAAEWLAVVIGAAAFFMANSLLVAGAVSLTDEIPFFHNWRTNFLWTGPAYLAGAFLGAALVMGVQRFGLPALGLSLPLLYVLYFSLSLYAEKMREERRHAKQVADLYLSVIEALALAIDAKDRTTQRHIRRVQAYAVELGRILKIPDAGLEALKAGALLHDVGKLAVPEHILCKPGPLTPEETEKMRIHPRIGVEILETINFPFPLTEVVRSHHEKWDGTGYPDRLKGEEIPITARILSVADCYDALTSDRPYRKPLGREEALKYVQDESGTSFDPKVVEALVDNLDRLHALADEINLSQETASAPDKRKLSKGADPLTRDTNLLRTSILEHIYSAQGELFALYEIAQSTARSLNLDEAMGFIAGKIARLLHYRCLVLYLHDKERKVLSARVVHGLHSPRLSRHTLPLGSRMSGWAAVHRMPLRGVGHQDSVRREGARSDLEDLMQEKGLENLDSSIVAPLLDGDELLGVLALYDVRDFPYEDDHLRIISTVAKHVATAVKNALQFGAREENALVDPLTRLPNARYLFVSFEEELARATRQQVPLSIIELDVNNFNEVNDQHGHAAGDRILRQLARVIRKQMRGCDTCVRYAADEFIVTLPGVGKPEVARLQGRIQETIEAHKFVVHGGKPVKLSVSMGTASFPEDGKSLDALIAVADARMYDVKTALRKGKPDGSGYQRFTGRRSVGLN